One region of Oceanipulchritudo coccoides genomic DNA includes:
- a CDS encoding DNRLRE domain-containing protein → MNKSTRIFLSGLCATLVAASHQIQAESITLEPSKDNSMFEEADESNGQGTYLFAGQTAPRNNSARRRALLQFDLNGQIPAGAVIESVSLELSMNKTITGNQAMTLHRLAKDWGEGASDASGQEGRGTAAQAGDVTWTHTFYSDQFWSTVGGDYEPTPSATQSVAGGTVSSPVVYTWSDKGMVADVQSWIEAPETNFGWILIGLEGVTSAKRFYSREHTVAAQRPQLTITFSTPGAGWAGYLIREDGRSVDTDGWIGIVDVANAPWIYNYTLDNYLYAPEENINEAGGWLWVSK, encoded by the coding sequence ATGAATAAATCTACAAGAATCTTCCTTTCCGGACTGTGCGCGACTCTGGTTGCTGCCAGCCACCAAATCCAAGCGGAATCAATCACCCTTGAGCCCTCGAAAGATAACTCGATGTTTGAGGAGGCTGATGAAAGCAATGGGCAGGGAACATACCTTTTTGCGGGCCAGACTGCCCCGCGTAACAATAGTGCCCGACGCCGGGCCTTGCTCCAATTTGACCTCAACGGGCAAATTCCGGCGGGAGCGGTGATTGAATCGGTTTCCCTTGAGCTGAGCATGAACAAGACGATCACGGGCAACCAGGCCATGACCCTGCACAGGCTGGCAAAGGATTGGGGCGAAGGCGCCTCGGATGCATCAGGACAGGAGGGACGTGGCACAGCAGCCCAGGCAGGAGATGTCACATGGACTCATACTTTCTATTCCGACCAGTTCTGGTCAACTGTCGGGGGTGATTATGAGCCGACTCCATCAGCGACCCAGTCCGTGGCAGGGGGAACCGTATCATCCCCTGTGGTCTACACATGGAGCGACAAGGGAATGGTGGCTGACGTCCAGTCGTGGATTGAAGCCCCGGAAACAAATTTTGGTTGGATCCTGATTGGTCTGGAGGGCGTCACCAGCGCCAAGCGGTTTTATAGTCGCGAGCATACTGTCGCAGCCCAGCGTCCACAATTGACCATCACCTTCAGCACACCTGGGGCGGGATGGGCTGGCTACTTGATCAGAGAAGACGGACGTAGTGTGGACACCGATGGCTGGATCGGTATTGTCGATGTTGCCAATGCTCCGTGGATCTACAATTACACACTCGACAACTACCTCTACGCGCCCGAGGAAAACATCAACGAAGCGGGCGGCTGGCTCTGGGTCAGTAAGTAG
- a CDS encoding NAD(P)/FAD-dependent oxidoreductase yields the protein MKKITIIGGGLGGLALANGLRLADVPVEVMEAGHYPRHRVCGEFMAGLTEQTIQDLGLKSCFVDALRHSTTCFFSKGKAIRTYALPSPVLGISRHTLDLRMANLVRERGGIVREGVRADLSPGNGIIQTGGNKPKAGGFSGMKGHWGDLETRADLEMHMGEHSYVGLSAVENGDINVCGLFKQIAVGEFGSRLDRFLATLERNGLGYLAKRLSKANLREDSLCSVAGLHYNSIRGHFRGTLGDRHRLIPPFTGNGMTIAIESAASVLPLAVAYAEGRLAWEQFLEESDTRLREQFAHRYRTANLLHPFLLSPSLQSILTILSRARLLPFPALYKLTHA from the coding sequence ATGAAGAAGATAACCATTATCGGGGGCGGACTTGGAGGGCTTGCGCTGGCCAATGGCCTTAGGCTGGCGGACGTGCCGGTCGAAGTCATGGAAGCCGGGCACTATCCAAGGCATCGGGTGTGCGGCGAATTCATGGCTGGGCTGACGGAGCAGACAATCCAGGACCTTGGACTGAAGAGCTGTTTTGTCGATGCGCTTCGCCATTCCACCACGTGCTTTTTCAGCAAAGGAAAGGCAATCCGGACCTACGCCCTGCCAAGTCCAGTCCTTGGGATCAGCCGCCACACACTGGATCTGCGGATGGCAAACCTTGTCCGGGAGCGGGGTGGCATTGTCCGGGAAGGGGTTCGAGCTGACTTGAGCCCGGGCAACGGGATTATCCAGACCGGCGGAAACAAGCCAAAAGCAGGTGGTTTCAGTGGCATGAAGGGCCACTGGGGTGACCTCGAAACCCGGGCAGACCTCGAGATGCACATGGGCGAACACTCCTATGTCGGCCTGTCAGCCGTGGAAAATGGCGATATCAATGTCTGCGGCCTCTTTAAACAAATCGCCGTCGGAGAATTCGGCTCACGTCTGGACAGGTTTCTCGCGACGCTCGAAAGGAACGGTCTCGGATATCTCGCCAAACGTCTCTCCAAGGCCAATCTTCGGGAGGATAGCCTATGCTCTGTCGCGGGGCTCCACTACAACTCAATCAGGGGGCATTTCCGGGGAACGCTGGGAGATCGTCATCGCCTCATCCCGCCCTTCACGGGAAACGGCATGACCATCGCCATCGAGAGTGCGGCATCTGTCCTTCCCTTGGCAGTCGCCTATGCCGAAGGTCGCCTGGCATGGGAGCAATTTCTTGAAGAGAGCGATACTCGCCTGCGTGAGCAATTCGCGCATCGCTACAGGACGGCCAATCTCCTTCACCCCTTCCTGCTCTCCCCTTCCCTGCAGTCAATTCTCACAATCCTCTCGCGAGCACGCCTGTTGCCATTCCCGGCCTTATACAAGTTGACGCATGCCTGA
- a CDS encoding type III polyketide synthase, protein MYLLSLETADPETFFTQQECLEIFLRSKAPKRMRKRSALLMEKVLMRNNGIGKRGFSYPEIDTIFDANPGKLNQVFEQKAPELGTRALEKALEAAGMSPDELDGLIVCTCTGYLCPGLSSFIAQQVGVRDSAELTDLVGMGCGAAIPSLRQASHRIAADPDSRIAVIAVEVCSAAFYLDDDPGVIISACLFGDGAAASIWTGNAKAGAWKASRFDSLHLPDKRQLLRFENANGALRNRLSKDIPDEAAKAVRTLYDASLNRGMNPHGLTLLPHTGGRDVLDSMEEAFPGEKFPLSRNVLKNHGNMSSPSVLYVLKEALNSGADSNQLWLTSFGAGFTAYCCCLGRETY, encoded by the coding sequence ATGTATTTATTGTCACTCGAAACCGCAGATCCTGAGACCTTTTTTACGCAGCAGGAATGCCTCGAAATCTTCCTGCGCTCAAAAGCTCCCAAGAGGATGAGAAAACGCTCTGCCTTGCTTATGGAGAAAGTGCTCATGCGCAACAATGGCATTGGAAAACGCGGTTTTTCGTATCCGGAAATCGATACAATTTTTGATGCTAATCCGGGAAAACTGAACCAGGTCTTCGAGCAGAAAGCCCCGGAACTTGGTACACGGGCGCTTGAGAAGGCCCTTGAAGCAGCCGGCATGTCACCCGATGAACTGGACGGGCTAATCGTCTGCACCTGCACCGGCTACCTCTGTCCGGGGTTAAGCAGCTTCATTGCCCAACAGGTTGGTGTCCGGGACTCAGCGGAGTTGACCGATCTTGTCGGCATGGGCTGCGGCGCAGCCATTCCTTCACTCAGACAGGCATCGCACCGGATTGCCGCAGACCCGGACAGCCGGATAGCCGTCATCGCAGTGGAAGTCTGTTCCGCCGCTTTCTATCTCGACGATGACCCCGGGGTCATCATCAGTGCCTGCCTTTTTGGTGACGGGGCCGCCGCCAGCATCTGGACAGGAAACGCCAAAGCCGGTGCATGGAAGGCGTCACGTTTTGACAGCCTGCATCTTCCGGATAAGCGACAGCTTCTTCGCTTTGAAAATGCCAATGGCGCACTGCGGAACCGGTTAAGCAAGGATATACCGGATGAGGCCGCCAAAGCCGTTCGCACGCTCTATGATGCATCGCTTAATCGAGGCATGAATCCCCATGGGCTTACCCTCCTCCCCCACACCGGCGGACGCGATGTCCTCGACTCGATGGAAGAGGCCTTCCCCGGTGAGAAATTTCCTCTAAGCCGCAATGTCCTGAAGAACCATGGCAACATGAGCAGCCCCTCGGTCCTCTATGTGCTCAAGGAAGCCCTCAACAGTGGTGCAGATTCAAACCAACTCTGGCTGACCAGCTTCGGGGCAGGATTTACTGCCTACTGTTGTTGTCTGGGACGAGAAACTTACTAA
- a CDS encoding formylglycine-generating enzyme family protein, with the protein MKSFLSSKFAVVTVLSVFSFLSIGLQASDWDVSLELSSDGSSWVPVTPFLQSVSATQAYVRAVIEPTAGGASVSSNPIKFDFPASGGALEVNLESSTDLSGWQADTPGTFTITDKQFFRLKTIGYSLIPAGTFTMGSPVTELGREPVVPNETQHEVTLTRNFYMQQTEVTWDQWNEVRDWALANSYTGLSVGTNGVGGDASGTHPVAEVDWFSVLKWLNAKSEREGLTPCYTVGGVVFRTGSNIPICNFNADGYRLPTEAEWEYACRAGTSTAFYNGEISETGSSPVDPNLDLIGWYNGNSSGTTQPVTGKVPNAWKLFDMSGNLFEWCWDWYDGDLGSGSVTDPLGAPSSTFNQRVMRGGSWNVGAEFSRSAMRFFNIPNPSPNPQYNYVGFRPVRTVPAED; encoded by the coding sequence ATGAAATCGTTCCTGTCTTCAAAATTCGCTGTTGTTACTGTTCTTTCTGTCTTCTCATTCCTGTCCATAGGCCTTCAGGCTTCGGATTGGGATGTTTCCCTTGAGCTCAGTTCAGATGGTTCAAGCTGGGTCCCAGTGACCCCGTTCCTTCAATCGGTATCTGCCACCCAGGCGTACGTCCGGGCAGTTATTGAGCCCACTGCTGGCGGAGCCTCCGTTTCCAGCAATCCGATCAAGTTCGATTTTCCCGCGTCTGGAGGCGCTCTGGAGGTTAACCTCGAGAGCAGCACGGACCTTTCAGGATGGCAGGCTGATACCCCGGGGACGTTTACAATAACGGATAAACAGTTCTTCCGGCTTAAAACCATTGGCTACTCCCTGATTCCTGCAGGCACTTTCACAATGGGGAGCCCGGTGACCGAACTTGGCCGCGAGCCGGTTGTGCCGAATGAGACCCAGCACGAAGTCACGCTGACGAGAAATTTCTATATGCAACAGACTGAGGTGACCTGGGACCAGTGGAATGAAGTCCGCGACTGGGCTCTTGCCAATAGCTACACTGGTTTGTCGGTCGGAACGAATGGAGTGGGCGGTGACGCATCGGGCACTCACCCGGTTGCAGAAGTGGATTGGTTTTCTGTATTGAAATGGTTGAACGCCAAAAGCGAGCGTGAGGGATTAACACCCTGCTACACCGTGGGCGGAGTTGTGTTCCGAACCGGATCAAACATCCCCATATGCAATTTCAATGCGGATGGCTATCGTCTTCCGACTGAAGCCGAATGGGAGTATGCTTGTCGTGCAGGTACGAGTACTGCCTTTTATAATGGGGAAATTTCCGAGACAGGATCTTCACCAGTTGACCCGAATCTTGATCTAATCGGATGGTATAATGGCAACAGTAGCGGGACCACGCAGCCCGTCACAGGTAAGGTGCCCAATGCCTGGAAATTGTTTGATATGTCGGGGAATCTGTTTGAGTGGTGTTGGGATTGGTATGATGGAGATTTGGGAAGTGGATCTGTCACGGATCCTCTTGGCGCCCCTTCCAGTACTTTTAATCAGCGTGTCATGCGCGGAGGTTCATGGAATGTTGGTGCCGAATTTTCCCGATCAGCCATGCGGTTCTTCAATATCCCGAATCCTTCGCCGAATCCCCAATACAATTATGTCGGTTTCCGGCCGGTTCGGACTGTGCCTGCGGAGGATTAG
- a CDS encoding DUF2959 domain-containing protein — protein MNIKIVFPLLLSTLVFVGCQSAYYKTMEKFGVEKRDILVDRVEEGRDAQQETKEEFTDALEQFTALVNFEGGELEEVYDSLRKKFESSEAAAANVREGIRSIESVSQDLFREWESEIEEYTSDQLRRKSREALILTRESYAVMMQKMRAAEASMYPVLDLFRDQVLFLKHNLNARAIASLDTEAGAIASEVKKLVAEMEASIAEADAFIASMR, from the coding sequence ATGAACATTAAAATCGTTTTTCCACTGCTTCTCTCCACCCTCGTGTTTGTCGGCTGCCAGTCCGCTTATTACAAGACGATGGAGAAATTCGGCGTTGAGAAGCGGGACATTCTTGTTGACCGCGTGGAGGAAGGCCGGGATGCCCAGCAGGAAACCAAGGAAGAGTTCACGGATGCCCTTGAGCAGTTTACCGCGCTGGTAAACTTCGAAGGTGGAGAACTGGAGGAAGTCTACGATTCACTCAGGAAAAAATTCGAGAGTAGCGAAGCGGCAGCCGCCAATGTGAGGGAGGGCATCCGGAGCATTGAATCGGTCAGCCAGGATCTCTTCCGTGAGTGGGAATCCGAGATTGAGGAATACACCAGTGATCAACTCCGTCGTAAAAGCCGTGAGGCCCTCATCCTCACACGCGAAAGCTACGCCGTCATGATGCAGAAAATGCGTGCTGCGGAAGCCAGCATGTATCCTGTTCTGGATTTGTTCCGCGACCAGGTCCTCTTCTTGAAACATAACCTCAATGCACGGGCCATTGCCTCCCTCGATACCGAAGCCGGAGCCATTGCCTCCGAGGTTAAGAAACTTGTTGCCGAAATGGAGGCTTCCATTGCCGAGGCTGATGCCTTTATCGCTTCCATGCGGTAG
- a CDS encoding 7TM domain-containing protein: MIHPTKFFRQFGIRELVLALGLTVFALGLVFYKVYVLGYRVVEIDPEPGYKVSLTVDLYASNQDVRISTFLPLQTPRQQVRDEMESSEAFEFAITPEREAIWHARAANGQYQIRYSFFVQTKESVFDLPTGILSRPRPDPLLEEFLAETNSIQCKEDDVVAKAWELMPIGITVKEGMRNLFDFVYREVDYKQVRGPTDALTAFRLKEASCNGKNRLLIALCRARGIPARFAKGLILENSNKRTTHAWSEVYLGGQWIPFCPTNGYFSRIPVHYLELAKDDRALFRHSRSIGFDWEFVVTPQVQALEEAVQANANNPLNFLNYWVSLKNSDVSIRLIMVILLIPIAASVVSISRSMIGLQTFGTFMPSLIAVSFLQTGFFTGSLLFMGIMILTSMINLLLFRLRILHLPRLVIILTIVVMAIMAVSVLSVNLGIPGSAGVSLFPIAILSLTSERFTRTIDEHGWKEAGVRTALTYIVSAACYLVIAQRDLQLLVAAFPELLLINIALNLALGSWHGLRLMEYLRFKHLLGPAKS; this comes from the coding sequence GTGATCCATCCGACAAAGTTTTTTCGCCAGTTCGGAATCCGGGAATTGGTGCTCGCCCTTGGGCTGACTGTATTTGCCCTGGGATTAGTCTTCTATAAAGTCTACGTTCTCGGTTATCGGGTCGTGGAGATTGATCCTGAACCAGGTTACAAGGTTTCCCTTACTGTTGACCTTTATGCCTCCAACCAGGACGTACGGATTTCCACCTTTCTGCCGCTACAAACGCCACGACAGCAAGTCCGTGATGAAATGGAATCCTCCGAGGCATTTGAATTTGCCATCACCCCGGAGCGGGAGGCTATCTGGCATGCAAGGGCTGCCAATGGACAGTATCAGATCCGTTACAGCTTTTTTGTACAAACCAAGGAAAGTGTCTTTGATCTGCCGACAGGAATTCTGAGCCGACCTCGCCCGGATCCATTGCTGGAGGAATTCCTTGCCGAGACCAACTCAATCCAATGCAAGGAGGATGATGTTGTGGCAAAAGCTTGGGAGCTCATGCCGATTGGCATTACGGTCAAGGAAGGCATGCGTAACCTCTTTGACTTTGTCTATCGCGAAGTGGATTACAAACAGGTCCGCGGGCCTACCGATGCCCTGACGGCCTTCCGCCTGAAAGAGGCTTCCTGTAATGGAAAAAACCGGCTACTGATCGCACTCTGCCGGGCGAGAGGTATCCCTGCACGATTTGCCAAGGGATTGATCCTTGAAAACAGCAACAAACGCACCACCCATGCCTGGTCTGAAGTGTATCTTGGTGGACAATGGATCCCGTTTTGCCCGACAAATGGATACTTCTCCAGGATACCCGTGCATTATCTTGAATTGGCCAAGGACGACCGTGCCCTTTTCCGCCACTCCCGTTCAATCGGGTTTGACTGGGAATTTGTCGTGACTCCTCAAGTACAAGCGCTTGAGGAGGCTGTGCAGGCCAACGCGAACAACCCCTTGAACTTTCTCAACTACTGGGTTTCACTGAAAAACAGCGATGTATCGATCCGATTAATCATGGTCATCCTGCTTATTCCGATCGCGGCCTCCGTCGTCAGCATTTCGCGGTCCATGATCGGCCTGCAAACCTTCGGAACATTCATGCCGTCGCTAATTGCCGTCTCATTTCTACAGACTGGCTTCTTCACAGGGTCCCTTCTCTTTATGGGGATCATGATCCTGACCAGCATGATCAACCTGCTTCTCTTTCGCCTGCGCATCCTGCATCTACCAAGGCTTGTCATCATTCTGACAATTGTGGTCATGGCCATCATGGCGGTTTCGGTACTCTCCGTTAATCTGGGTATTCCCGGCTCGGCCGGCGTCAGTCTCTTCCCTATCGCCATCCTTTCTTTGACCAGCGAACGCTTTACCAGGACGATTGATGAGCATGGATGGAAGGAAGCCGGAGTGCGGACTGCCCTCACCTACATCGTATCAGCAGCGTGTTATCTGGTTATCGCGCAGCGTGATCTTCAACTTCTCGTGGCTGCTTTTCCTGAACTTCTTCTCATCAATATTGCACTGAACCTCGCCTTGGGTTCATGGCACGGTCTGCGCCTCATGGAATACCTGCGCTTCAAGCATTTACTTGGACCTGCAAAATCATGA
- a CDS encoding sugar-transfer associated ATP-grasp domain-containing protein, producing MKSNSLTKLVRESLDRGVVGMNFRNRHLVDRLNPRAEISVARDKSATKDRLIPLGIPTARTIALIKHSKEIPGVLEMLSSLRGGFVVKPSKSAQGRGILLCRSLNEDTLTKTSGEQLDWRDLIFHFHRILHGEYSFGRPDDMILIEELLETDSDWIMPDLPGAPDLRIKVCQGKVMMGMVRLPTSASDGRANLHCGAAGTGIDLDKGITTGGILDNRPCDFHPDNGLPLAGHVIADFPQCIELAQRCASAFKLGYIGIDLMRDKRYGPVVLEVNARPGLALQTANRKGFLNDL from the coding sequence ATGAAGTCGAACAGCCTTACCAAATTGGTACGCGAGTCCCTCGACCGCGGCGTCGTCGGTATGAATTTCAGGAACCGGCATCTTGTCGATCGCCTGAACCCGCGTGCGGAAATTTCCGTGGCCCGGGACAAGTCTGCGACAAAAGACCGACTGATTCCTCTCGGAATTCCCACAGCCCGTACAATTGCATTGATCAAGCACTCGAAGGAAATTCCCGGCGTTCTGGAAATGCTTTCCAGTCTCCGGGGAGGCTTTGTTGTTAAGCCATCCAAATCCGCCCAGGGAAGAGGGATCCTTCTCTGCCGCTCCCTGAATGAGGATACCCTGACTAAAACAAGCGGTGAACAACTGGATTGGCGGGATCTCATTTTTCATTTTCACCGAATTCTGCATGGGGAATACTCTTTCGGGCGGCCTGATGACATGATCCTTATTGAAGAGCTCCTCGAGACCGATAGTGACTGGATCATGCCGGACTTGCCGGGGGCTCCTGATTTGCGCATCAAGGTGTGCCAGGGAAAGGTCATGATGGGGATGGTGCGCCTCCCGACAAGCGCTTCGGACGGTCGGGCAAACCTTCACTGCGGAGCCGCAGGGACTGGAATTGACCTTGATAAGGGAATTACCACCGGTGGCATTCTTGACAACCGCCCGTGTGACTTTCATCCGGATAACGGACTCCCTCTTGCAGGACATGTTATTGCAGATTTTCCGCAGTGCATCGAGTTGGCCCAGCGCTGTGCCAGCGCATTCAAGCTTGGTTACATCGGCATTGATCTCATGCGGGACAAGCGCTATGGACCGGTTGTCCTGGAGGTGAATGCGCGTCCCGGGCTGGCCCTGCAGACGGCCAACCGCAAGGGTTTTCTAAACGATTTGTAG
- a CDS encoding tetratricopeptide repeat protein yields MTRQRLPINLILACLIVLPCLFGCGKRPEQNRFTTPERDVSAPLGLSENLERTHADYSLAKEAMEEEDWDIAASLLALLLEGSEPEAAFANDLGYVEMRRGRPEQALEALEKSIYLDPDYERAYFNRGMALSKLDRNSEAIEAYQKAVQLNDFYYEAWYNLGLLLYKENNLKAAKASFLQITERTRSSRFNRAYYQLGLIAADKGDDSEAVRYYNESLLLNPSHIPSYINKATALLRLGQAEKAEDLLRKAAALEPDNARIHYNLGLVLRRLEKFQEAKEAYQQSVTLRPGSKRAWLNLGFVNAFLGEPENASAAFKRALEIDPEYNNARSALNKLEAGLIQP; encoded by the coding sequence ATGACGCGACAACGACTTCCCATTAATCTGATTCTTGCCTGCTTAATTGTTCTTCCTTGTTTATTTGGATGCGGCAAACGGCCTGAACAAAACCGCTTCACGACACCAGAGCGGGACGTGTCGGCTCCCCTTGGCCTTTCAGAAAACCTGGAACGGACCCACGCCGACTATTCGCTCGCCAAGGAAGCCATGGAAGAGGAGGACTGGGATATTGCGGCATCGTTGCTAGCGCTGCTCCTCGAGGGCTCCGAACCGGAGGCGGCCTTTGCAAACGACCTGGGATACGTCGAAATGCGGAGGGGCCGTCCTGAACAAGCCCTGGAGGCGTTGGAAAAGTCCATTTATCTGGATCCGGATTACGAGCGGGCCTATTTCAACAGGGGAATGGCCCTGTCAAAGTTGGACCGAAACAGCGAAGCAATCGAGGCTTACCAGAAGGCAGTTCAACTGAACGATTTCTATTACGAGGCCTGGTATAATCTCGGTCTCCTGCTCTACAAGGAAAACAACCTGAAAGCCGCAAAGGCTTCATTCCTTCAAATCACTGAACGGACACGCTCAAGTCGGTTCAACAGGGCCTACTACCAGCTGGGATTGATTGCTGCCGACAAAGGGGATGATTCAGAGGCTGTCCGCTACTACAACGAGAGCCTTCTGCTGAACCCGTCTCATATTCCTTCCTACATCAACAAGGCCACTGCCCTGCTGCGCCTGGGGCAGGCGGAAAAGGCAGAGGACCTTCTACGAAAGGCGGCCGCCCTGGAACCCGATAACGCCCGCATCCACTACAATCTTGGTCTGGTCCTGAGACGTTTGGAAAAATTCCAGGAAGCGAAGGAAGCCTACCAGCAGTCTGTCACGCTGAGACCCGGATCAAAGAGGGCATGGCTCAATCTCGGATTTGTTAATGCCTTTTTGGGAGAGCCGGAAAATGCATCCGCTGCCTTCAAACGGGCTCTTGAAATAGATCCGGAATACAATAATGCACGGAGCGCTCTCAACAAACTCGAGGCCGGACTCATCCAGCCCTGA
- a CDS encoding sulfotransferase has product MRDALLLSLQMHFSWFMEAFSSRGRLLGPIGFRRIILLLFVFPMYLVLQATHWFCFLLDELFFRNYRKVHIKEPLFISGIPSSGSLFVHRTIARDTGQFTTFKRWEAILAPSIVERRLIRGISKIDRLLGAPIHRVLNFLLRKTVGPAAALNEEGLYAPAEDSLCMIPASGFFLMMTAFPASSSLWQLGRFQEIPDNHRQTLVRFYRRCMQKHLHEVPGGARLLSRNPAFSSWIPDLRFLFPDARYLVCVREPRAALTSSLESLRPGLAFCGTLAASDIVSLEYQTALAHSYRILLEEKGSFLVDHMAVIDHKDLLEDAKAHLPRLMRQLTIPLSDSLIHAIDNANAKAGMRHTIQSGAPLAWKSGPVEFGSLVTGIYKELLERPHMSASR; this is encoded by the coding sequence ATGAGAGACGCGTTATTGCTGAGTTTGCAGATGCATTTTAGCTGGTTCATGGAGGCCTTCAGCTCGCGTGGGCGCCTACTTGGGCCAATCGGATTTCGCCGGATCATTTTGCTGTTGTTTGTCTTTCCCATGTACTTGGTTCTACAAGCCACTCACTGGTTTTGCTTCCTTCTCGATGAACTGTTTTTCCGGAACTACCGGAAAGTTCATATCAAGGAGCCCCTTTTCATTTCCGGTATTCCTTCAAGTGGATCATTGTTTGTACATCGGACTATCGCACGCGATACGGGCCAATTCACAACTTTCAAGCGCTGGGAGGCGATCCTCGCCCCTTCGATCGTCGAGAGGCGTCTCATTCGTGGCATCTCAAAAATCGACAGGTTGTTAGGCGCTCCCATTCACCGCGTCTTGAATTTTCTATTGAGAAAAACGGTAGGCCCGGCAGCTGCCCTCAATGAGGAAGGACTTTACGCTCCGGCTGAGGATTCCCTTTGCATGATTCCAGCAAGTGGATTTTTTCTCATGATGACCGCCTTTCCCGCCAGCTCCAGCCTCTGGCAGCTTGGCCGCTTTCAGGAAATTCCAGATAATCATCGTCAAACCCTGGTCCGGTTCTACAGGCGCTGCATGCAAAAACACCTGCACGAGGTTCCCGGAGGGGCCAGGCTTCTATCCCGTAATCCTGCCTTTTCCTCATGGATTCCAGACCTCCGGTTCCTTTTTCCCGACGCCCGCTATCTTGTCTGCGTCCGTGAACCACGTGCCGCCCTGACTTCCAGTCTTGAAAGTCTCCGGCCCGGCTTGGCCTTCTGCGGGACTCTGGCCGCATCCGATATCGTGTCACTTGAATACCAGACTGCCCTCGCCCATTCTTACCGCATCTTATTGGAGGAAAAAGGCAGTTTCCTTGTCGATCATATGGCGGTTATCGATCATAAGGATCTTCTGGAGGACGCCAAAGCGCATTTGCCCAGGCTGATGAGGCAACTTACCATACCACTCAGCGACAGCTTGATCCATGCAATTGATAATGCGAACGCCAAGGCAGGCATGCGACACACCATCCAATCCGGAGCACCGCTGGCCTGGAAGTCCGGGCCAGTTGAATTTGGCTCCTTGGTTACGGGCATTTATAAGGAACTCTTGGAACGCCCCCATATGTCCGCTTCCCGATAG
- a CDS encoding SO_0444 family Cu/Zn efflux transporter — protein sequence MDFVSLIIRYLKETWWLTSEMAPYLVLGFVIAGVLRAFFTEEWVRRHLGQKGLYQIVKAVIIGIPLPLCSCGVIPVAASIRRQGGSRGAVAAFTAATPQTGVDAIAATVGMLGWVFAIVRVIIAFINGIVAGLVVEKWGDGNKAITATEEEDCCDSSEESCCASTTETSCCCESETESCCSGSEDPQPEENRLAFLLSGLKFGLVTLPRDLFGALVVGLLLAGAISTFIPQDFFSNIPGGQFGVYLGMTLISLPLYICSTGSIPMAFTFLQSGLSPGAVLIFLIAGPASNAATVTSLWKIIGGRATVGYILSIIATCWVAAITLDFSGLSLMVTQAVHHHDMGVNLFQQLMGGLLVAILVFSRLGQSRITRSL from the coding sequence ATGGACTTTGTCTCCCTGATAATCCGCTACCTCAAGGAAACGTGGTGGCTGACCTCTGAAATGGCCCCATATCTGGTCCTTGGCTTTGTCATTGCGGGCGTCCTTCGCGCTTTCTTCACAGAGGAATGGGTGCGCCGCCACTTGGGACAAAAGGGGCTCTATCAGATTGTAAAGGCTGTCATTATCGGGATTCCCCTCCCGCTCTGCTCATGTGGAGTCATCCCTGTCGCGGCCAGTATTCGCCGCCAAGGTGGTTCCCGCGGTGCTGTGGCTGCCTTCACGGCCGCCACACCACAAACGGGCGTGGATGCCATAGCCGCGACTGTGGGCATGCTGGGCTGGGTCTTTGCGATCGTGCGCGTGATTATTGCCTTCATCAACGGAATCGTGGCGGGACTTGTTGTTGAAAAGTGGGGCGATGGAAACAAGGCCATAACGGCAACGGAAGAAGAAGATTGCTGTGATTCCAGCGAGGAATCGTGTTGTGCAAGCACAACGGAAACATCTTGCTGCTGTGAGTCCGAGACTGAATCCTGCTGCTCCGGATCCGAAGATCCTCAACCGGAGGAAAACAGGCTGGCCTTCCTCCTTTCCGGACTGAAATTCGGACTGGTTACCCTGCCCCGGGATCTTTTCGGTGCCCTTGTTGTCGGGTTACTCCTCGCCGGGGCCATTTCCACATTCATACCACAGGATTTCTTCAGTAACATTCCCGGAGGCCAATTTGGGGTTTACCTGGGAATGACACTGATCTCCCTGCCTTTGTACATTTGCTCTACGGGATCCATTCCAATGGCCTTTACTTTCCTGCAGAGCGGGCTCAGCCCGGGTGCTGTACTCATTTTCCTCATTGCCGGGCCAGCAAGCAACGCGGCAACGGTCACTTCGCTGTGGAAGATTATAGGCGGACGGGCCACCGTGGGCTACATCCTTTCAATTATCGCAACGTGCTGGGTTGCCGCCATCACTCTCGATTTCAGTGGGCTCTCCCTGATGGTTACGCAGGCTGTGCACCATCACGATATGGGCGTCAACCTCTTCCAGCAGTTGATGGGTGGCCTCTTGGTTGCCATCCTTGTCTTCAGCCGCCTTGGCCAATCCCGCATAACAAGAAGCCTGTGA